The following proteins are encoded in a genomic region of Natronorubrum halophilum:
- a CDS encoding radical SAM protein, protein MISKGCEQCAKGGKMVMFVYGYCDQRDCFYCPLGENRKNVTDVYANERLVESDEDVLEEAHRMDALGTSITGGEPQEALDRTCHYLSLLKDEFGEDHHTHLYTGITGGRENMRRLSAAGLDEIRFHPPLEQWGDLHGTEWEEILYVAREEGLTPAFEIPGIRPEVEFLEFLDEGAAEFCNVNEFEMSDGNYRRMQQEGFELKEDHMSAVDNDRDELLEVMGDHEKVYFCTSVFKDAAQHRRRLKRMARNVRREFDDVTDDGTLVYGKTYTDPDRFEALGVPEEFYTVKTNHVEVAWWLLEEMIEDGDVEEGEIVEQYPSYDGQVVERTPLA, encoded by the coding sequence ATGATTTCGAAGGGCTGTGAGCAGTGCGCGAAAGGCGGAAAGATGGTCATGTTCGTCTACGGCTACTGTGACCAGCGCGACTGCTTTTACTGCCCGCTCGGTGAGAACCGAAAGAACGTCACCGACGTCTACGCCAACGAACGCCTCGTCGAGAGCGACGAGGACGTCCTCGAGGAGGCCCACCGGATGGACGCACTGGGCACCTCGATCACCGGCGGCGAACCGCAGGAAGCGCTCGACCGAACCTGCCACTACCTCTCTCTGCTCAAAGACGAGTTCGGCGAGGATCACCACACCCACCTCTACACCGGCATCACCGGCGGCCGCGAGAACATGCGACGGCTCTCGGCGGCCGGCCTCGACGAGATCCGGTTCCACCCGCCCCTCGAGCAGTGGGGCGACCTCCACGGCACTGAGTGGGAAGAGATCCTCTACGTCGCCCGCGAAGAGGGACTCACCCCGGCGTTCGAGATTCCCGGCATTCGACCCGAGGTGGAGTTCCTCGAGTTCCTCGACGAGGGCGCTGCCGAGTTCTGTAACGTCAACGAATTCGAGATGAGCGACGGGAACTACCGCCGGATGCAACAGGAGGGGTTCGAACTCAAAGAGGACCACATGAGCGCCGTCGACAACGACCGCGACGAACTCCTCGAGGTGATGGGCGACCACGAGAAGGTCTACTTCTGTACCTCCGTCTTCAAGGACGCGGCCCAGCATCGCCGGCGACTCAAACGGATGGCCCGCAACGTCCGACGCGAGTTCGACGACGTCACCGACGACGGAACGCTCGTCTACGGCAAAACGTACACGGATCCCGATCGCTTCGAAGCGCTCGGCGTCCCCGAGGAGTTCTACACCGTCAAAACCAACCACGTCGAGGTCGCCTGGTGGCTTCTCGAGGAGATGATCGAGGACGGTGACGTCGAAGAGGGCGAAATCGTCGAACAGTATCCGAGCTACGACGGGCAAGTCGTCGAACGGACGCCCCTGGCGTAA
- a CDS encoding helix-turn-helix transcriptional regulator yields MRVSTAVTLALTVLLATSLLGVVAATPTAFAPAPEHAQTNSIADRPLLESASYASSTGSQSPATASSNPAVTQSSLDSVDPKQVIRLDVHENGNTTLTIESRFLLTDAEEEAEFIDYADAVTSGQRDVSYDPRQFDTFRRDAQQATGREMTLENEGWNEGRIVSLEDAGIEGHAASNSTEGTEPRVGIISYSFTWTNFATVDADRIYFGDALTWLPTLADSQRLVIDSPSGFALETPTQLEWTGPYQFSDDELEIVFVRSGTGTSSGPGLSGWLLGGLFVLVVVVGTSSYLLARWKPTVDLPAPLDRLAERVARLEIGGYFGRIGSRLVDRNDQGKRDHRQDSSGAGADGGTAVRSRSETASASNIDSPTAAGTYLEFEENVDDGIDPELLSDEERVLRMLTRNNGRMKQASIVTETGWSNAKVSQLLSQMDDDGDIEKLRIGRENLITLPEVDPTELD; encoded by the coding sequence ATGCGGGTATCCACCGCCGTTACGCTCGCCCTCACAGTCCTCCTCGCGACGTCCCTCCTCGGGGTGGTGGCCGCCACGCCGACTGCGTTTGCGCCTGCACCCGAGCACGCACAGACGAATTCGATCGCCGATCGGCCGCTACTAGAATCCGCATCCTACGCGAGTTCGACTGGCTCACAATCTCCGGCGACTGCGTCATCGAACCCGGCAGTCACCCAGTCCTCGCTCGATTCCGTCGATCCGAAACAGGTGATTCGACTCGACGTTCACGAGAACGGTAATACGACGTTGACGATCGAGAGCCGGTTCCTTCTGACTGATGCGGAGGAAGAAGCGGAGTTTATCGACTACGCTGACGCAGTCACGAGCGGGCAGCGAGACGTCTCGTACGACCCCCGGCAGTTCGACACGTTCCGACGGGATGCACAACAGGCGACCGGCCGCGAGATGACGCTCGAGAACGAAGGCTGGAACGAGGGGCGTATCGTCTCGCTCGAGGATGCGGGAATCGAGGGCCACGCTGCGTCCAACTCCACCGAAGGCACGGAGCCCCGCGTCGGCATCATCTCCTACTCGTTCACGTGGACGAACTTCGCCACGGTTGATGCGGATCGAATCTACTTCGGCGATGCGCTGACGTGGCTGCCGACGCTTGCCGATAGTCAGCGCCTCGTCATCGACTCGCCGTCCGGATTCGCCCTCGAGACGCCGACGCAACTCGAGTGGACCGGCCCGTACCAGTTTAGCGATGATGAACTCGAGATCGTCTTCGTTCGCAGCGGCACCGGTACCAGCTCCGGTCCCGGACTTTCGGGATGGCTGCTCGGCGGCCTGTTCGTACTCGTCGTCGTTGTCGGGACCAGCAGCTACCTCCTCGCGCGCTGGAAGCCGACCGTCGACCTGCCGGCTCCGCTCGACCGACTCGCCGAACGCGTCGCCCGGCTCGAAATCGGTGGGTACTTCGGCCGTATCGGCTCTCGACTCGTCGATCGAAACGATCAGGGCAAGCGGGACCACCGGCAAGACTCGAGTGGCGCAGGCGCCGATGGTGGGACGGCAGTCCGCTCACGATCCGAGACCGCGTCAGCCTCGAATATCGATTCCCCGACGGCCGCCGGTACGTACCTCGAGTTCGAGGAGAACGTCGACGACGGGATCGACCCCGAACTGTTGAGCGACGAGGAGCGCGTGCTTCGAATGCTCACGCGAAACAACGGTCGAATGAAACAGGCCTCGATCGTCACGGAAACCGGCTGGTCGAACGCGAAGGTGTCCCAATTGCTCTCACAGATGGACGACGACGGCGACATAGAGAAACTCCGAATCGGTCGCGAGAACCTCATTACGCTTCCCGAAGTCGACCCGACCGAACTCGATTGA
- the ahaH gene encoding ATP synthase archaeal subunit H, with protein sequence MPRPEVLERIQSAEEEADEIVALAQNDRDERIAEARERAEEIRTDAEQEARDLKERRLEEAREEIDEECERVLEEGEQEREALAERAQDRVDEVTAHVVELFQEDVHAQT encoded by the coding sequence ATGCCGAGGCCAGAGGTTCTCGAACGAATACAGTCGGCGGAGGAGGAAGCCGACGAGATCGTCGCATTGGCACAGAACGACCGCGACGAGCGAATAGCCGAGGCCCGGGAACGTGCCGAGGAGATTCGCACGGACGCGGAACAAGAAGCGCGGGATCTCAAAGAGCGCCGTCTCGAGGAGGCGCGCGAGGAGATCGACGAGGAGTGCGAACGCGTCCTCGAGGAAGGCGAACAGGAGCGCGAGGCGCTCGCCGAGCGCGCCCAGGATCGGGTCGACGAAGTGACCGCTCACGTCGTCGAGCTGTTCCAGGAGGACGTCCATGCTCAGACCTGA
- a CDS encoding methyltransferase domain-containing protein — protein sequence MGVLENKARARLFYKYLSKVYDQVNPFIWNEEMRADALRLLDLEADTAVLDVGCGTGFATEGLLEHVEEVYALDQSEHQLEQAYAKFGKAAPPVHFHRGDAERLPFATDTFDVVWSSGSIEYWPNPILALREFRRVLKPGGQVLVVGPNYPDNVIAQKLADSIMLFYDEYEADRMFKQAGFEDVKHAFMGPSYDPEVAITTIGRAPE from the coding sequence ATGGGAGTTCTCGAGAACAAGGCCCGTGCTCGACTGTTCTACAAGTACCTCTCGAAGGTGTACGACCAGGTCAATCCCTTCATCTGGAACGAGGAGATGCGAGCCGACGCCCTCCGCTTGCTCGACCTCGAGGCCGACACGGCCGTTCTCGACGTCGGCTGTGGCACCGGCTTTGCGACCGAAGGACTGCTCGAGCACGTCGAGGAGGTGTACGCGCTCGATCAGAGCGAACACCAACTCGAGCAGGCCTACGCGAAGTTCGGGAAGGCGGCACCGCCGGTCCACTTCCACCGCGGCGACGCCGAACGCCTCCCCTTCGCGACGGACACCTTCGATGTCGTCTGGTCGTCGGGTTCGATCGAGTACTGGCCGAACCCGATCCTCGCGCTCCGGGAGTTCCGCCGCGTACTCAAACCCGGCGGGCAGGTACTCGTCGTCGGCCCGAACTATCCCGACAACGTAATCGCCCAGAAACTCGCCGATTCGATCATGCTCTTTTACGACGAGTACGAGGCCGACCGAATGTTCAAACAAGCCGGGTTCGAGGACGTAAAACACGCCTTCATGGGACCGTCGTACGACCCCGAGGTTGCGATTACGACGATCGGTCGCGCGCCCGAATAA
- a CDS encoding V-type ATP synthase subunit I — translation MLRPERMSKVSVTGSRGVMPTVIEAIYGLNLVHLSDYDGSWEGFDNGNPIEGADNASEKLVTVRALESTLDLSADEAEPGTLEDDWEGRIEDIRNRVNELDDTRSEAREELRQVEEKIGRVAPFAELGIDLDLLSGYESVDVVVGDGPREQLEAAVADSEEIRAFELFTGGDIVAIVAAPTEDAGSTPIDDALVGVEFTRHPVPETEQTPGAYVEELEERKRELEYEIEDIDAELEEIKHREAGFLLRVEEELTVEVQRAEAPLQFATTDRAFIAEGWIPSDEYERLVAALNDAVGDSVEIEELERASYNRHGQIHTEDIQQGAPAAADDEDDAASEDGQQQKAVTDGGSTVTMDDQPPTVQNNPSGVKSFEVLVQAVNRPKYSELDPTVFLFLTFPLFFGFMIGDVGYGIMYMAIGYYMYSQFDSPGVSSLGGVAMWAGAFTIVFGIIYGEIFGLHVLGEVLWHDTLGVDLFPFNKGLEPAAADFALGWMVISVLAGIVHLNIGYILDFVEHLSHGVKDALFHSGSWILMLNGIWIWIFSLQAEASKPDFLFTTFASDGPFPIGFTGFPEWGLVTIPLPLLGDFLLTAPLLVFLIGLVMLGVSEPIELIESLDVVVNVFSYTRMGAVLLAKAGMAFVVNLLFFGGYQDPDGAFHFLRNHDPSYVAEHYGEGAEVIFGGLMHSGTAGLLGGLVILVVGHIVVLVLGVTSAGLQAVRLEYVEFFNKFYEGGGENYEPFGHDRTYGED, via the coding sequence ATGCTCAGACCTGAACGGATGAGCAAGGTGTCGGTGACCGGTTCTCGGGGCGTCATGCCCACGGTCATCGAGGCGATTTACGGACTGAATCTGGTCCATCTCTCGGACTACGACGGCAGCTGGGAGGGGTTCGATAACGGCAACCCGATCGAGGGAGCCGACAACGCCTCCGAGAAGCTGGTGACGGTCCGCGCCCTCGAGAGCACCCTGGATCTGTCGGCCGACGAGGCCGAGCCGGGGACCCTCGAGGACGACTGGGAGGGACGAATCGAAGACATCCGAAATCGAGTCAACGAACTCGACGACACCCGCAGCGAGGCCCGCGAGGAGCTCCGCCAGGTCGAAGAGAAGATCGGCCGCGTCGCTCCGTTCGCGGAACTGGGGATCGACCTCGACCTCCTGTCGGGGTACGAGTCGGTCGACGTCGTCGTCGGTGACGGGCCGCGAGAGCAACTCGAGGCAGCCGTCGCCGACTCCGAAGAGATTCGGGCGTTCGAGCTGTTCACCGGTGGCGATATCGTGGCCATCGTGGCCGCGCCCACCGAAGACGCCGGCTCGACCCCGATCGACGACGCACTCGTCGGTGTGGAGTTTACCCGGCACCCGGTGCCGGAAACCGAGCAGACGCCGGGTGCGTACGTCGAGGAACTCGAGGAGCGCAAGCGCGAACTCGAGTACGAGATCGAAGACATCGACGCGGAACTCGAGGAGATCAAGCACCGCGAAGCCGGCTTTCTCCTGCGCGTCGAAGAGGAGCTAACCGTCGAAGTGCAGCGTGCGGAAGCGCCGCTGCAGTTCGCGACCACGGATCGGGCGTTCATCGCGGAGGGTTGGATCCCGAGCGACGAGTACGAGAGACTCGTCGCGGCGTTGAACGATGCCGTCGGCGACAGCGTCGAGATCGAAGAACTCGAGCGCGCGAGCTACAACCGCCACGGCCAGATCCACACGGAGGATATCCAGCAGGGCGCACCGGCTGCGGCAGACGACGAAGACGATGCGGCGTCGGAGGACGGCCAGCAGCAAAAGGCCGTCACCGACGGTGGCTCGACCGTGACGATGGACGATCAGCCGCCGACGGTCCAGAACAACCCGTCGGGAGTCAAGTCGTTCGAAGTGCTGGTGCAGGCGGTCAACCGGCCCAAGTACAGCGAACTCGACCCGACGGTCTTCCTGTTCCTGACGTTCCCGCTGTTCTTCGGCTTCATGATCGGCGACGTCGGGTACGGGATCATGTACATGGCCATCGGCTACTACATGTACTCCCAGTTCGACAGTCCGGGAGTCAGTAGCCTCGGCGGCGTCGCCATGTGGGCGGGCGCGTTCACGATCGTCTTCGGGATCATCTACGGGGAGATCTTCGGCTTGCACGTGCTCGGAGAGGTGCTCTGGCACGACACGCTGGGGGTCGACCTGTTCCCGTTCAACAAGGGACTCGAGCCGGCAGCCGCTGACTTCGCGCTCGGCTGGATGGTGATCAGCGTGCTGGCCGGGATCGTCCACCTCAACATCGGATATATCCTGGACTTCGTCGAACACCTGAGCCACGGCGTCAAAGACGCCCTCTTCCACAGCGGGTCGTGGATCCTGATGCTCAACGGCATCTGGATCTGGATCTTCTCGCTGCAGGCGGAGGCTTCGAAGCCCGACTTCCTGTTCACGACGTTCGCCAGCGACGGGCCGTTCCCGATCGGATTCACCGGGTTCCCGGAATGGGGGCTCGTGACGATACCGCTTCCGCTACTCGGGGACTTCCTGCTGACGGCTCCGCTGCTCGTCTTCCTGATCGGGCTCGTTATGCTCGGGGTCAGCGAACCAATCGAACTTATCGAATCGCTCGACGTCGTCGTCAACGTCTTCTCGTACACCCGGATGGGCGCAGTGTTGCTCGCGAAGGCCGGCATGGCGTTCGTGGTCAACCTGCTGTTCTTCGGCGGGTACCAGGACCCAGACGGCGCGTTCCACTTCCTTCGAAATCACGATCCGAGCTACGTCGCCGAACACTACGGCGAGGGTGCGGAGGTCATCTTCGGCGGCCTCATGCACTCGGGCACCGCGGGCCTGCTCGGTGGACTTGTTATTCTCGTCGTCGGACACATAGTCGTGTTAGTGCTTGGCGTGACAAGCGCCGGCTTACAGGCTGTACGTCTCGAGTACGTCGAATTCTTTAACAAGTTTTATGAAGGCGGTGGGGAGAACTACGAACCGTTCGGACACGATCGAACCTACGGTGAAGACTAA
- a CDS encoding DUF7096 domain-containing protein: MNSAIPALLALLLVSSLVAIPVVAGPGDGVQDRPQAALQEQTVTNETAAEGTTNRLSLDGEIRSEYVEYGADFGTLLASTDDELRDDYEQYTILDRRFDEVTTDEQKQMVQAANENIEDRADELEERERNAVRDHASGEMSTTELLQILLRNYHEAAVLSDALDDIEGRADRIPGYSLPIKDKQNELEMHRTPVRTSLETAARGLEDEITVAVETSESGYTLTTLDNNYVREATRFDNRKAAWGSEFDDITDAYNHAGELYPWVFETGRSPTANEHTSVNLYRIQASHDQGRFEAYLDGGTGNVHREVQELSHRSLPIETETRWSENGLNVSLSETPRNGPAEITVTDAETDEPETATVTVDGFEVDQTDNDGVLWFTPPSGTYDLVVESDSNSVEITVPE; encoded by the coding sequence ATGAACAGCGCGATACCTGCCCTCCTCGCGTTGCTTCTCGTCTCCTCGCTCGTCGCCATCCCCGTCGTGGCGGGACCCGGAGATGGGGTGCAAGACCGACCACAGGCAGCCCTGCAGGAACAGACGGTAACGAACGAAACGGCGGCCGAGGGAACGACCAATCGGCTCTCGCTCGACGGAGAGATCAGAAGCGAGTACGTCGAATACGGAGCCGACTTCGGAACGCTACTCGCGAGTACCGACGACGAGTTGCGTGACGATTACGAACAGTACACGATCCTCGACCGTCGCTTCGACGAAGTGACCACCGACGAACAAAAGCAGATGGTTCAGGCGGCAAACGAGAACATCGAAGACCGGGCGGACGAACTCGAGGAACGGGAGAGAAACGCCGTCAGAGACCACGCCTCGGGAGAGATGTCAACGACCGAATTGCTCCAGATCCTGTTGCGAAATTACCACGAGGCGGCGGTGCTCTCGGATGCCCTCGACGATATCGAGGGGCGAGCGGATCGGATTCCGGGTTACTCGTTGCCGATCAAAGACAAACAGAACGAACTCGAGATGCACCGGACGCCGGTACGAACGTCCCTCGAAACGGCAGCACGCGGGCTTGAAGACGAAATTACCGTTGCTGTGGAAACCTCAGAAAGCGGATACACACTCACGACCCTCGACAACAACTACGTCCGCGAGGCAACTCGGTTCGACAATCGCAAGGCCGCGTGGGGTAGCGAGTTCGACGATATTACTGACGCCTACAACCACGCCGGCGAGTTGTATCCGTGGGTGTTCGAAACCGGCCGCTCACCGACAGCCAACGAACACACGTCGGTAAACCTGTATCGAATTCAGGCGTCCCACGATCAGGGACGGTTCGAGGCGTATCTCGACGGCGGGACGGGTAACGTTCACCGAGAGGTACAGGAACTGAGCCACAGATCGCTACCGATCGAGACCGAAACGCGCTGGTCCGAAAACGGTCTCAACGTGTCGCTCAGCGAGACGCCGAGAAACGGGCCGGCCGAGATCACGGTGACTGACGCGGAAACCGACGAGCCCGAGACGGCGACGGTGACGGTCGATGGATTCGAGGTCGATCAAACCGACAATGATGGTGTCCTCTGGTTTACCCCACCGTCTGGAACGTACGACCTGGTGGTAGAGTCGGACTCGAACAGCGTCGAAATAACGGTTCCGGAGTGA
- a CDS encoding type IV pilin N-terminal domain-containing protein has translation MNGGVRGASSNVRDGATRGISPVVGVVVLIALTVCLATVIAVGVGAWSLEAGGPTAAFDLSVDGEQSTVAVEHVSGDPVDVGQLSVVITVNDEELADQPPVPFVGADGFVGTPNGPFNSATDQEWRAGERASVTVAEENDPGIEGGDSVTVTLTVDGDRVAILETTAS, from the coding sequence GTGAACGGAGGGGTGAGAGGAGCGTCATCGAACGTCCGCGACGGGGCGACCCGAGGGATCAGCCCGGTCGTCGGCGTCGTCGTGCTGATTGCACTCACCGTCTGTCTAGCCACCGTGATCGCCGTCGGCGTCGGGGCGTGGTCGCTCGAGGCCGGCGGACCGACCGCAGCGTTCGACCTCTCGGTCGACGGTGAGCAGTCGACGGTCGCCGTCGAGCATGTCAGTGGCGACCCGGTCGACGTCGGGCAGCTATCGGTGGTGATCACGGTGAACGACGAGGAACTGGCGGACCAGCCGCCCGTGCCGTTCGTCGGAGCAGACGGGTTCGTCGGTACGCCGAACGGACCGTTCAATTCGGCAACCGATCAGGAGTGGCGGGCGGGCGAGCGCGCGAGCGTTACCGTCGCCGAGGAGAACGATCCCGGTATTGAGGGTGGCGATTCTGTTACAGTCACGCTCACCGTCGACGGTGATCGCGTGGCGATCCTCGAGACGACGGCAAGCTAA
- a CDS encoding V-type ATP synthase subunit E, translating to MSLDTVVEDIREEAHARAEDIRAEGEARAEEIESAAEEDAEEIVTDAEQAAEREIEQLREQRLSSAKLEAKQKRLEARRDVLGDVREQVEDELAALEGDTRAELTRDLLDAASDEFDADDDVSVYGRDGDEELISSILTEYDGYEYAGEYDCLGGVVVESEQSRVRVNNTFDSVLEDVWEDNLRTISNQLFEQ from the coding sequence ATGAGTTTGGACACAGTCGTAGAAGACATTCGAGAAGAGGCCCACGCGCGTGCGGAGGACATCCGCGCCGAGGGCGAAGCGCGCGCCGAAGAGATCGAATCGGCCGCCGAGGAGGACGCCGAAGAGATCGTTACCGACGCGGAGCAGGCGGCCGAGCGCGAGATCGAGCAGCTTCGCGAACAGCGACTCTCCAGTGCGAAACTGGAGGCGAAACAGAAGCGTCTGGAGGCTCGCCGAGACGTCCTCGGCGACGTTCGCGAGCAGGTCGAGGACGAACTCGCCGCACTCGAGGGAGACACCCGAGCGGAGCTCACGCGAGACTTACTCGACGCGGCAAGCGACGAGTTCGACGCGGACGACGACGTCAGCGTCTACGGTCGCGACGGCGACGAGGAGCTGATCTCGTCGATCCTCACCGAGTACGACGGCTACGAGTACGCCGGCGAGTACGATTGTCTCGGCGGCGTCGTCGTCGAGAGCGAACAGTCTCGAGTCCGAGTCAACAACACGTTCGACTCGGTTCTCGAGGACGTCTGGGAAGACAACCTCCGAACGATCAGCAACCAACTCTTCGAGCAATGA
- a CDS encoding DUF373 family protein produces MLLVLCVDLDDDLGRKTGFSTPVIGRDPVEESAVALATADPEDSDVNVIFQGLHIYDDLDERDESVEVAVVTGNDEGDVNANREVGDEVDTVLASLSTAEDVTVLVVTDGAQDESVIPIIRSRVPIDGVRRVVVRQAQNLESMYYTIKQVLNDPETRGTVLIPLGILLLIYPLALIGSLLEMPGFVLGTTSALLGLYLISRGLGLGDRLDEAVERARRSLYAGRTTLLAYVVAAALFVLGGVSGMNALEEAQRTTTGELGAPVMVAALVYGSIQWLAAAGITTSLGQITDEYIAGTLEWRYLNAPFYVLSIAIVLYAVSAFFLDEVEINYLAAALTAGTLLGIVSTLTFAVAESRFSGSADEDQEADDGTRQMGRV; encoded by the coding sequence ATGCTGCTGGTCCTCTGTGTCGACCTCGACGACGACCTCGGTCGAAAAACCGGCTTTTCGACTCCGGTCATCGGTCGTGATCCCGTCGAAGAGTCGGCCGTCGCGCTCGCAACCGCGGATCCGGAGGACTCCGACGTCAACGTGATCTTCCAGGGATTACACATCTACGACGACCTCGACGAACGCGACGAGAGCGTCGAGGTTGCCGTCGTCACCGGCAACGACGAGGGAGACGTCAACGCAAACCGCGAGGTCGGCGACGAGGTCGACACCGTTCTCGCGAGCCTTTCGACCGCGGAGGACGTTACCGTCCTCGTCGTCACCGACGGCGCACAAGACGAATCCGTCATCCCGATCATCCGCTCTCGAGTCCCGATCGACGGCGTCCGGCGCGTCGTCGTCCGACAGGCCCAGAACCTGGAGTCGATGTACTACACGATCAAACAGGTGCTGAACGACCCCGAAACGCGGGGAACGGTGTTGATTCCGCTGGGGATTTTGCTCCTCATTTATCCGCTCGCGCTGATCGGTTCCCTCCTCGAGATGCCGGGTTTCGTCCTCGGAACGACCTCGGCGCTGCTCGGCCTGTATCTCATCTCTCGCGGACTCGGGCTGGGAGATCGCCTCGACGAGGCGGTCGAACGCGCCCGCCGATCGTTGTACGCCGGTCGGACGACGCTGCTCGCCTACGTCGTCGCCGCCGCGTTGTTCGTCCTCGGCGGTGTGAGCGGGATGAACGCTTTGGAGGAGGCACAACGCACGACCACCGGCGAACTCGGCGCCCCGGTGATGGTCGCCGCGCTCGTCTACGGCTCGATCCAGTGGCTCGCTGCCGCGGGGATCACCACCAGCCTCGGCCAGATTACCGACGAGTACATCGCGGGTACCCTCGAGTGGCGGTATCTCAACGCCCCCTTCTACGTCCTCTCGATCGCCATCGTTCTCTACGCGGTGAGCGCCTTCTTCCTCGACGAAGTCGAGATCAACTACCTCGCGGCGGCGCTGACCGCGGGCACGCTCCTCGGTATCGTGAGCACGCTTACCTTCGCCGTCGCCGAATCTCGGTTTTCGGGGTCGGCGGACGAGGACCAGGAGGCCGACGACGGCACGCGACAGATGGGGCGCGTGTGA
- a CDS encoding polyprenyl synthetase family protein, translating to MERLVRRRALIEERLVEVIDGLEPETLRDEVRHTALSGGKRVRPMVTLLTCETVGGTAEDAVDFGVGIELVHSASLVIDDIIDRSELRRGTTSAWAEFGHGPAIITSDGLLGEAFALFSADPNATQVVAEAMVELGIGEATELSAKPETEAEYMTLARRKTGALFRAAAELGAIAAKSDPVIVEAVGEYAERVGVAFQIRDDVLDAIAAPEELGKPTGHDAALERPSVVQVTDLTPEEANARARAESDRAIKALDRVEVADPTSRDYLLELAEFVVERER from the coding sequence ATGGAACGGCTGGTGCGTCGTCGGGCGCTGATCGAGGAGCGACTCGTCGAGGTTATCGACGGCCTCGAGCCGGAGACGCTCAGGGATGAGGTTCGCCACACGGCGCTCTCGGGCGGGAAACGTGTCCGACCGATGGTGACGTTACTGACCTGTGAAACCGTCGGCGGGACGGCCGAAGACGCGGTGGATTTCGGCGTGGGCATCGAACTGGTCCACAGCGCATCGCTGGTAATCGACGACATCATCGATCGCTCGGAGCTGCGGCGTGGCACGACCAGCGCGTGGGCCGAGTTCGGACACGGTCCGGCGATCATCACCAGCGACGGCCTGCTCGGCGAGGCCTTCGCCCTCTTTTCTGCTGATCCGAACGCGACGCAGGTCGTCGCCGAAGCGATGGTCGAACTCGGTATTGGCGAAGCGACGGAGCTGTCGGCCAAGCCCGAGACCGAAGCGGAGTACATGACGCTGGCCCGACGCAAGACCGGAGCCCTCTTTCGGGCTGCCGCGGAACTCGGAGCCATCGCCGCCAAATCGGACCCGGTTATCGTCGAAGCAGTCGGCGAGTACGCCGAACGGGTCGGCGTCGCCTTCCAGATCAGAGACGACGTTCTGGACGCGATCGCCGCGCCCGAAGAACTGGGCAAACCGACCGGCCACGATGCAGCCTTAGAGCGCCCGTCGGTCGTTCAGGTGACAGATCTCACGCCCGAGGAGGCCAACGCCCGCGCTCGAGCCGAGTCCGACCGGGCGATCAAGGCGCTGGACCGCGTCGAGGTCGCCGATCCGACATCGAGGGACTATCTCCTCGAGTTAGCGGAGTTCGTCGTCGAGCGCGAGCGATAG